The sequence below is a genomic window from Venturia canescens isolate UGA chromosome 9, ASM1945775v1, whole genome shotgun sequence.
ATTATTCAAGAATTTCTCATCACATAATGACTGTACCGTTGATTATTTTATATCGTTATCAAATGTGAACATTTGACTTTAAAATCCTGAATAACAAtcgatttcaattttattttaatataattgtcttattgtaatatatttttggTATTTTGAAATAGCTTATTGTTTTTTTGAGTAAATATTTTGTTAATGTTCATTGGGAAGGttgatgaaattcattttatcgaaaaataatttcaatgattgcaattatttatgaaaaaatgtgtcattttatttatacattttttggtTGTCGTTCAAATTCGATCAATATTTACTAAAACCCTCGAAACATAATACATCGAAGAATGTACAAAATAATATGTCCGGGGCGGGTTTCGGAGCTGCTCATCACGAAATTCGCGGACGCTTTTTCTCGTGGCTTAAATTTTTTGGACACCGAAAACAAACGTATTGATatcatttttacaaaaaaaaagagtcttgtatggaaaaaatattgaaataatcttttcatctatatatataaaaagaaacaaatataTTCGAGAATTTGTttgcaagaacaaaccagaATATTAATTTTCATGGACAAATGTTCCTCATTACATCTTTTCGTAAGAGTATTCataaattgattttcttttttgtattGTGGGAAGAAAATGTTGCAAGTATTTCTCCCtgtgaattgaaaaatattcatttatggCTTGTTATGGAAAAGATCttcatcgaaatttctatGGACTTGAAGAAACATGATTACAACTGATTATCAATTTCTGGCGGCTGGATTTTCGTTTCTCGATAAActggaattttttcgaagtaTCACAGGTGCAAAAATGGCCGTGGTGAATGGTTggtgtgaaaaataaatagtcCATCGATTATTGTTGCAGcaatagaaaaacaaaaaaaaaacccgaATCCggtttaacaaaataaatgccaaaGTATAAATATAacaataacaaataaataagtgaataaataaattgataaatattcatttttcgaaataaatatttatgaaaaaattcattcatttattcatttgtcAAGATGTTATTTCGTCGACGTCGATGAAATTAACGGGATCGTTTCAAACGTCGTTCCGCCATtttgtattgtttttttagcgtttttattagtttttgaaaattgttaattgttttttttgttcttttttttcttcatcaatgAACTTTGGAGAGCGTCTGGACTTTTTCGTAAACCCAATCGTACGTCTGACTTGCTAAATTCTGCGTCTTTTCGACGGCTTGCGTCGCATAGCCTCGCATATTTTGTGGACTCAAGTTACCCCTGCAAATGTTGCAATGCAAATAGCATAAGGATTTTATATTGATATtcaatctataaaaatgacattcattttttttcacgaaatcataaaaaaagtaactttttatctatttttattGAGTGATCTCAAATCATCTTGATAAACTGACAGTTTATTAAATAGCGAATGACGATTACTTACACAAAAACATTGGTTTCCAACCACCGAACAAACCCGATCGTTTGTACGGTCACGTGTTCCTGAATTATTGCTGAATAAGTTTTCACACGTTCGATCTCGATGAGACTTCTTTTATGCAGATTGTCTAGCAATCCTGGGAAATAATATTCGATCTGGAAATGAAGAGAAGAacaaacaatgaaattttcaaagctcttTGAAAGTAAATTAAAagcagaaatgaaaaaaaaaaaaaaaaaaaacgaatattcattaaaattttatgcGAATTgccacattgaaaaatgacgaaattcaccaggaaaaaaatggcgagaaaaaatttgccaacaaaaaaaaaacttacatttTCCGTGACCAATGGTTTTTTCTCAGTTACGAATTTGGCTAAATTGAGCGAAGCCTTGACGATAAGATTTTTAGTTATGAGGTACAAATCGCCAAAGAGTCGGGaatatttttcaccaaattccGCGCTAATTTTATAATAGTCCGGATAATTCGTCTTCAGATAAGTCAAACTCGTGTCCTTGCAATGGACTACCGCTTTCGCTGCATTATGTCCATAATTAGCCAAGCCACTGTTCTTCAAAAACGTTCCAGTGCTCGAAgctttaaaaagtcaaaaatcatGATTAATTTTGCAATTCCAACAATTTTCCTCACttaaataatattataataatgaataattagTAAAGAAATAGAGTATTTAATCAAACAACCAACAGCAATCGCTGAGACCAGTTTTTCTGAGTCCTTGAACATGCTAAACAGTAGAAATTCAGTTGAAACACGGTCGCCTGTGTCGACCGGCTTTTCCACAGTTTCACTCGGCCCTTGTATCTTGCAAATACGATACAGTCAAAACTAATCACGGGTATGAAATTATCACGATCAGAGCACTCCGTACGATTGCGTGCTTACGGTATATTGACAATGTACGCGATCGTATGCTCCGTTTACCATCAGGCGTaaacgatgagaaaaattatttttcatttcctgtcGCATCATGTGTGATCTCACGAAATTTCTTAAGCCACAAAATCGatcgtttgaaaataaaaaaacttgcaTTTGAGTAAAATTACAagtcaaaatgaattttacagGAGGCAAAGTAACGAGAGACTCgttgaaagtttgaaaattgagGAAATCATGGggaatccaattttttttcaaaattcgtttgaGGTCGAATTAGAAATCACTTTTTTAGTTTCCCCGAGCCTGAGAGAGTACTGCGAAATTTTCGTGTAGCGAGGTAAAGCTAAGGGCGGTGACGGGCACAGAATCGTAACTATGCGAAAAAGGTAAAAATTCCGCATATCAACGGTATGacagagtttaaaaaatgacaaatttgtacaataaaaactaaaattgtgaataaataaTCCGCGATACGGACGGGACACGACATAAaagattgaatttcaaatgaaattcataccttcaatttgtacaattaaattatattttttattaaagttTTTTCGTATTCCCGTTTCCTGTTTATAAATATTCTATAAGTATTAATATCATGACAACAAGAACAACAATAATCATGATTCATCGgaaaaaacaatgggaaagtTTGCTAAAAAATAGTGTTTGTTAGAAGCTTAGGATGGATTTTCCAGgacaagaaattttttttaagaataaatGAGGCTGCTATAGGAAATGAGAAACGAATGAATTCAGAACACCGCGTATTTCAGCATCTCGAAACTTTCTGTTAATTTTTCTATACTCAAtgaggataaaaataatagcgaaataataaaaatgataataaaagtGAAGAATTATGAGCACTAATAATGGTAATGATAGTCACGATAAACATAAGAATTgtattgttaaaaaaatttgtgattatGAAAATACTGGAAAACGAGAGATgagacgaaggaaaaaaagatgaaaattgaactcaCCTTCGTAAGAGCCGTGTTTCTGACAGTCGTATGTGACGACAGCACCGATGAGTACGAGCAGAACAATAATCCCCGTTTTAAATGGGAAAGAGCTCCGTTTCTTCTTCGACGCGGACATTTTCTCGACTAGAGCCTGGagaacgaggaaaaatgtggataaaaaaaaatcgttgacaaACTGCGTGTAATTTTTTGCCCTCCTCCGCAGGAGACGACGTAATAACGAATATTGATATTagtatatattttcttttttcgccgCGATATCGTGCCGAGTCCGGAATCGAGTTTTCGGCATGTgccgaaagagagaggaaaagctGTCACAAGACGCAAAAATGCGTTGGAATTTTCATCAACTTCGTGCTCGATACGTCActtggttttttttcattaaatatttGTTCGTGACAGAGAAGAACAAGACAACTTTCCGGTACTTATGAAACACATGGATGTCTATGTATTGACATCTACGTGCAAAGAAATACGAGCCCGTACACGTGTATTTATATCCATTACATTGGAACttacaaatattgaaatataaatGTGTATAAAGTCCCAACGAAGGAGATCGAAAAAAAGGTAACGTCGATACGATGTGTCTCTTTCGTCTCGATACCGAAACTACTGAATGTCGAAACCTTAGAGAGATTTCCGCGAGATGGGGTGGGGAAATAGGAGGGGGACCATAGCGCGAAGGCAGGAGAGCAAGGGGAACTCGCGATCGATAGTTTCTCTCATTCCAGTTTCTCccactttctctttctctttctatctATTTCTgcttttataattgtattttttcccTCCATTTCGCTTCTCTTTTCCCCTTTCTTTAACCATCTGTGattctttcctttttccttgattttttccggtccctctccctctttctggTCTAACTCCGTCTCGCTTTTCATCTCTGTTGTTTAAATTTCCTGACCGAACCTCAGAGTACATGGGCAAGCAAGAAAAAACTACGCGCTTCGTGTTTTCCAACTGGAACGTCTGTTTTACCGACTCACGGTAAGtcggaaaaattattcaaatacaATATATATAACGCCAAAAATGAAGCGTTTTCTCAAGCTGTTGGACTTTCAATCGTCTCTCACAGCactgttaattaaaattctcaACCGGATTGATCCGGGCGATGGCTCTTCACTGGATTGTatatcgtgaaaaaatctCGCAGCGGGTACAGCACAGCGTGGAGCTCAGAGTCAAAGAGGTGCTCAAAACATATTTTATCACTCGTGGATCACTCTACTCTCGTATGAAATAGATTTTTCGCCCATGTTAGATCTGAATCGAGTCCTATAAAAGCCAGCAAAGacgaaattttttcgggtttccaACATACACGCGTCGGCAAAACTGGAAACTGTGCTGCACAAAACACTTACGCCCTTTTCGCTGTTACTACGAATCGTTAGATCAAAACCCGGTGtaataaaaaagtagaaaTTGATGAACACACGAGAACTTCTATATAGCGAAGCACAAAAATATGTTCGAGTCAAAAATAACACCGGCAAAAATGCGAGGCACGCAAAAAATACAGAGACTCGCTTTACGATGAGGTgagcaatgatttttttttctctttgccgCGACAGAGAGATCGAGATACCGTGTGATTGGTTGCCGAGTGCAAAACTCATTGGTTTGTGTCGCCCATTGCCAAGAGGTCTGGTGCCAAAGTTCAAAAGGCCAGGATATCAAGATATCTATATAGATACATGAACGTTGTTTTCACGTCACCTCAGAGTTTATTGAGCCCGGATTGTGcagcaaatttttcataacgtatgaattatttcatctcttcaaaaaaatcatttcgccGAAGCGCATTACTACAGATTTTACAAAAGGACTTGATTATTTTAAGATACTATAGATTTCAGAATTTCACAGAAAAACGTGGTTTTTCAGGAATTCCAAACTCAGTGTTAGATCTTCTCTAAAGTTATTTGTTTCCAAATTGCTGTAAAATTTGACTGACGTTTCATTACGTTTTCCCGTCAGTCATGTTTTCAGACATCGACCGAAGATTTAACTTCTAAACGCTACTGTTTCGGGACCGTTGAAATTCCGGAAGGACCATGTTCGAAAACTCGCATTACATTGTAAATTGAGGTTATGTTGCGtgaaaacgaatctttacagTTGTTTTATTATCGGTTCTCTGGCTAATATACGAAAAGGTTAGATAATTCGAGGAATGATTTAATAATACAGTTCTTATATTCTAGTATGAATGCAGGATCAGCCTGGTATGCAACAGTGTctttaaaatcgaaaaaataaaaaatagggaGAAATAATACAATTTATTATTTACCTCGGATGTTCTCGAGCACGAAAGCACAAGATTCTCTTCTTTTCCCTTTTTAGAGGTAACGACCATTGTGCGGAAGGTTTCCAAGGTCTCTTTGAAGGGCTTAGTTTCAACTCCAGCACGTAACGTGTTCCAATCAGCAACTTGCAGAATGATAACAATATGAGTTATAAGAGTGacaattaaataaaaaggaaagcgCATTCTATATTTTGTTAGAGTAAATTTGTTTACTTACGAAGTTGTTTGAGCAGAAGATCAGATTGATAAAGATTCTTTGGATACAAGCTTGTCCAAACGGACAAGCACCGAGAATCTGCTGTTACACAAGCCACGAGAGATTTGATAATTTCTTCTCTATATTTTGAGTTTACTTTTGGACTTACTTTTCCCATGAGTGTTTCAAAAATCTTTGGCAGATTTATCGATTCGCTCTTGACCATTTGTAACTGAAATAAATGCAAAtattttgtacaaaaatatttcacgataaaTCCTAAATTCCAAATTAAATTTCCAAAGATCCagaattcaagatttttcatcaaaagctAAAAAACATACCCTTAACAGTTCCATGCAGCTGGTGACATCATTATCGAGATGGGCGGGAAGGTGAATTTTTCCGGCATACAGATCGTCGACTAGATCGAAGAATCGATCGGCAGTGAGGTGGTTCGAATTTTTTGATGCGCTCAAGAAATCGCGAAGAATCTTGAGGACGTAAGAGGCGTAAGTTCGCGATTCAAGCATGGGCGCCATAATTTCGTGCCATACGGTTAAACCGATGGCTAGATGCTTTTTCCCACTCTGCGCAAAAGCCCAGAGCAGGGACATTCCaatggattttttattttgataagAATTTCGTAGACTCGCCAATTTGGGCAAATTAGCAGCAGTCATTTCCGGGTTGGTCTGTGCTAATAactgtaaaaatattttacaaccGAGATCGGAACTtccatttgaaatatttttcaccatCGTTGCGAGCGTTCCTTCCCAGCATAATTGAGCATTTTCAGCACCTGCtacttttattgttttttctaaACTCGTGCGCACCGCTTTTGAGATAAAGCTTAACGGATAGGTTTCTGGTTGTTTCAGGAATCCTAACTCGTCTTTCTCTGCTGGAATTTTAGCATCCAAATAGGATACCATATCTTTTAACCATATCAACGGAGCATccggaaatttcaatttgtcaTTCTCCAATAATTCGTTCAATTCGTCCACGTTtatctgaaatttttaacatattttctttcacaaAATTTCTTGCCCAAGATctccaaaattgaaaaagatcaGTTGTTTTTAGAATTGATGGATTTTATAATGCAAAAGATGAAAACTCAAACAGTATCatttaaattgtttaattTGACACTCTAGCTCTAATTAAGAGATTCAGAAAGTTGACTTTTTTGACATTCAAAGAACATTGGAGtatttttggaaataaatttttctacaGTAATCTCAGAAACGAATAGgaatataaaatttatgaaaattaccCCGTTGCTACTTTTCtcctttggtgatttttctttagttttctgttgctgctgttttttatttttctctgcttgttgttgctgctgttgcttcaatttttgttgtttctttttttcctcattctccTTGGATTTATTGTCCTTTTCCTTAGACGGTCTCTTGTTCTCTTTATTGCCATCAAGACTATCATAAAGCGACTTAACTTCATTCAAAGGAACTGAAATATGGAAGTAATAAATAACATTTATAATAACAACAGCAATAAACTTAATACTGTAAACCATAACGATTCAATTAATAatagtcaaaatagcgaaatttaaaaattacatAAGTTTTGTAAAAAGCTAAAAAATcctggatgaaaaattaaaatataacaatgaaaaaaaaaatgataacatGGGAAgactcaaaatgaaaaaaaaagcccgATGGACATATGGATGATAGTGATGGTAATTATGTTGATATGCTAAAAATAGTAAGGATCAATAAATAAGttcgaaatacaaaaaaaaaatgaaaagtatacgaaaaaaaagtgtcaaAATAATTGAGGCGTCAGTATCGAATTTGGAAGTATGTAAAGTGACAACAATATGTACATATATAAGTAAGTGTACAATAAGAATGAAAACGTATGGTAGAGAGGTTAGAAATTAAACTGTGAAAAAGATTTATGGAGCAATACTCACGAAAATCTTCGAGTTTAGGTGAAttcataatgaaattttttttctcggcctTCGTAAGTTTCGTGgcttttccattgtttttatccttgtttttttttccaacaatttcCCAACCACCGGACGACATAACGCggcaatattgttttttttcacgtttaaataagaaaaaatgaaatgaggcGACGTTAGAAAATTACAAAACACGATAATTTTtagtattgtttttcttaGGTAATTGTATTGTTCATAGAATGAGaatgataataaataaaaaataaaaataggacaAAGGCACTCCCGAAATTGCTCGGTGTAGTGGAAGAAACAGTTCTTGGTAGAGACTCGGGACAGTCccctgaaaaaatcgaaaacctCACTGACTCTCTTTACCCCCACTGAAAAccacgaagaaaaattaacgtAGCAGTGTACGTGGTCGCGCATGCGCATTCGACGCCAGAATGATGCCTGTCCTTCACGCCACGCGTCTGCGCGCTTCAATTGCGCTACCTACGGAAATTTTTCGTAGCTtcaagaataattttttactgaCGCATCAAAATACGTCACTTTCTTTTCATGTTCATGTATGTCATACCCCTCCCGCCTCCCATAGTATAGTGAACTGTCAAAACAACGTGCAGCAGCTTTGTTATTCTCCCGTTCAGGATTTTATCAACAACATGGAATCCCAAAATCCATCGGAAGATAACATCGAATGTGCACCTGAAAGTTCAGCTCCAACGTTATCCGAAGATTTTCTATCTGCAGAACAGGTAAGTTATTGAATACAATCGACGAAGTCTAAGTAAACAAGAACTCCATGCATGACCTTGGATAATGTTCTCATTTAGAACTCGtgcaaaagagaaagaaagccgaagagaattttgcaattttctgATGGCGAAATGGTCGAATACTCTTCGGAAGATGAAGCCGATGCCCCAAAAACCCAACCTCAAATTTCCGCCGTAGATCCCGTacgtaaaaatatataacctacaattATAGTGTTTAGACGTTTATGGAACGATATGATCAATTGATTGAGTCATAACCAACTGATTCTCACAATTGAAAtaagcttttattttttcagaaatctCTCAATTGGGGCCCGTGGGCTTGGTACCAAACGACGTGGgttggaacaaaacttttgaaCGGATGTGATTACGTCGGCGAGGCTTTAGCGGATTTTTTGGGTATAACATCGCCAAAAtaccaatttgaaattgacgaGTATCATAGAATGCACGCAGCCGAAGCAGAGAGAGCACACAGGCAGGATGTGGAAATGGGTGGCTGGAGTGAAAATCACCAGAACAATGTTATAACAAATGACAAAGCAACAAATCCGGTGGaataatcgattgaaaaaacgttatgcaTAATCAGCTTTGCCCAAAGTGCCTGAATaagcaaaaaatattcacaattgtATGGTTTTCGTgcaattttaaattttcttccaTAATGAATGTTCTTCCAATTTTgttaaagaaattttgaatatttattcattgctACGCTAACCATCAACGAATGTGCTTTGTTGACAATTCCTTGCACAAAAACAGTaattatgaattatttaaatgtaattaaaaaatgtaaattacgCTAGCTCAAAGGATCAACCTCACAAACTCTGACAAAGAATACTGCAGTATGAAGCTGTCATTGATAAGGAAAGTGAAATTTGTAtataaatttgtattattAATGGTACAATAATCTGTATTTATTACTAAATATAATGCAACAGTCTTTGACAATTAATACCTGCAATTATGAACATTATTCGAATGATTTAACTCGAAGTTTCAAAAACCGATTGAATCGGCTTGAGATTGGGGATTGTATACAATGGCGAATCAACGATCGaacaatttcattcgattcattAAAATTCGTATATCGAGATTGTTagcgttggaaaaaaaatgttcaagaaaaaaacgaatcttttcaCACTCAAGGAACTTGTCAGAGCTGTACGTGCGAATTCGAAGAttagtctttttttttgtgtcttATAAGAAAAGAGTTCACTGCTCGGGAACGAATCGATGCAAAGCACCGGTCAATACAAGCAGCGAGCTTTGTAGACCTTGAGGCAAATGTCTCTGTAACCACGCGCCTTTGTACTGCTCGATATGAGCTAACATTTTATTGGCTATGTCCGTTCTAAACGTTGGTGGTAAATTGCAAACCCCTAAATTAATAACCGCCAGTCCCATATTGCTATTTGGATTAACACCGACACCAATCAACGTTCGTCCAATTCTACACGCTGTCAACATTAAATCAGCCGTCAGTTGCAGTTCCTGGATTTCCATTGAACCGAATTTTGAAGTCACGTTGCACTCGTACAACGAGTGTGATACGCGTTTTATTTGCTTCGTCATTTtctgtacaaaaataaaaaaattcattttacttaCTGAATTTTAAACCGGTTTTAGCGTTATAATAGACGTTGTTCATTCACTAGTAGCTCATTGTGCCCTTTTCATGTTATAATAAAtagcaatattattattctgAAACCGATTTTACGTACCGCAAACAGATCCGCAGACAAATACTCGAGATTAACGTTATCCGAATCGGTAAGTAATCTGTAAAGCGTCGATCCCCGATTATCAGGTATTTGTTGCAAATCCTTAATATCCTGATTTTTACTCAATGTCAAAACGAGAGTATCGACTCGTCCAAGCTCCAGAATTGCGGCTCCAATTTTATATTCAGGATCTTGGAACACGTGAATGTTGAGAATGTTCGTTATGGATCGTTGGCtggttgaaaaaatcgaaaatgaatGGAAATTGACGAAGGTGGAAAAAACACTTAATACTAAACGTATTCGATACTTACTGCTGTTTTGTCGCTAACGCAGCTTCCGACAGGTCGTAATTCTCAGACAAATCGAGATCGATTTCAGTGGAGGGATTCCAGGCTAAACCAGCGCCGATAAGATAACCGACCCAAGAAAACGGATGTGGTGTTAAATGGTGACTTCCCGACCAATGAGCTACAACTATTCCAATGGAGTCTTGCTCCAATGCTGTTTTAACTGcatttttcgtatttgcgAATGTTGATGCCGGACACCCGGCC
It includes:
- the LOC122416332 gene encoding protein FAM177A1, whose amino-acid sequence is MESQNPSEDNIECAPESSAPTLSEDFLSAEQNSCKRERKPKRILQFSDGEMVEYSSEDEADAPKTQPQISAVDPKSLNWGPWAWYQTTWVGTKLLNGCDYVGEALADFLGITSPKYQFEIDEYHRMHAAEAERAHRQDVEMGGWSENHQNNVITNDKATNPVE
- the Tmem214 gene encoding transmembrane protein 214-A; this translates as MSSGGWEIVGKKNKDKNNGKATKLTKAEKKNFIMNSPKLEDFLPLNEVKSLYDSLDGNKENKRPSKEKDNKSKENEEKKKQQKLKQQQQQQAEKNKKQQQQKTKEKSPKEKSSNGINVDELNELLENDKLKFPDAPLIWLKDMVSYLDAKIPAEKDELGFLKQPETYPLSFISKAVRTSLEKTIKVAGAENAQLCWEGTLATMVKNISNGSSDLGCKIFLQLLAQTNPEMTAANLPKLASLRNSYQNKKSIGMSLLWAFAQSGKKHLAIGLTVWHEIMAPMLESRTYASYVLKILRDFLSASKNSNHLTADRFFDLVDDLYAGKIHLPAHLDNDVTSCMELLRLQMVKSESINLPKIFETLMGKVSPKVNSKYREEIIKSLVACVTADSRCLSVWTSLYPKNLYQSDLLLKQLLADWNTLRAGVETKPFKETLETFRTMVVTSKKGKEENLVLSCSRTSEALVEKMSASKKKRSSFPFKTGIIVLLVLIGAVVTYDCQKHGSYEASSTGTFLKNSGLANYGHNAAKAVVHCKDTSLTYLKTNYPDYYKISAEFGEKYSRLFGDLYLITKNLIVKASLNLAKFVTEKKPLVTENIEYYFPGLLDNLHKRSLIEIERVKTYSAIIQEHVTVQTIGFVRWLETNVFVGNLSPQNMRGYATQAVEKTQNLASQTYDWVYEKVQTLSKVH